One genomic segment of Mycolicibacterium chubuense NBB4 includes these proteins:
- a CDS encoding 2-hydroxyacid dehydrogenase — protein MSTPGSVLQVGSLKPSLAQTLADDYAARTLPDDPAERESFLTEHGTEVTAVVTSGSTGVDAKLMAALPNLGAVINFGVGYDTTDVDEAAARGVSVSNTPDVLTDCVADTAVGLMIDTLRQFPAADRYVRAGRWRSEGSYPLTRQVSNTRVGIIGLGRIGSAIALRLSAFGCSISYHNRHEVPDSPYTYASSPVALASSVDVLVVAAAGGDGTRGLVSAEVIAALGAEGYLINIARGSVVDQEALVSALVDGRLAGAGLDVFADEPQVPEELLRLDNVVLLPHVASGTVQTRAAMEELTLRNLDAFLATGELVTPVAT, from the coding sequence ATGAGTACTCCCGGTTCGGTACTGCAGGTCGGTTCGCTAAAACCCTCGTTGGCCCAGACATTGGCCGACGACTACGCCGCGCGAACGTTGCCGGACGACCCGGCAGAGCGGGAGAGCTTCCTGACCGAGCACGGCACCGAGGTGACCGCCGTCGTGACGTCGGGCAGCACCGGGGTGGACGCCAAGCTCATGGCCGCACTGCCGAACCTCGGGGCGGTGATCAACTTCGGTGTCGGCTACGACACCACCGACGTCGACGAGGCGGCCGCGCGGGGAGTGTCGGTCAGCAACACCCCCGATGTGCTGACCGACTGCGTGGCGGACACGGCCGTGGGTCTGATGATCGACACGCTGCGGCAGTTCCCGGCCGCAGACAGATACGTCCGCGCCGGCCGCTGGCGCTCCGAAGGCAGTTATCCGCTCACCCGCCAGGTCAGCAACACCCGCGTCGGCATCATCGGCCTGGGGCGCATCGGCAGCGCAATCGCCTTGCGGCTCAGTGCCTTCGGATGTTCGATCAGCTACCACAACCGGCATGAGGTGCCTGATTCGCCCTATACGTATGCGTCCTCTCCGGTGGCGCTGGCGTCGTCGGTCGACGTGCTCGTCGTGGCCGCCGCCGGCGGGGACGGCACTCGCGGCCTGGTGAGCGCCGAGGTCATCGCCGCGCTCGGGGCCGAGGGGTATCTGATCAACATCGCGCGGGGCAGCGTGGTCGATCAGGAGGCGCTGGTCTCGGCGCTGGTGGACGGCCGCCTCGCCGGTGCGGGCCTGGACGTGTTCGCCGACGAGCCGCAGGTGCCCGAAGAGTTGCTCAGGTTGGACAACGTCGTGCTGCTGCCGCACGTGGCCAGCGGGACGGTGCAGACCCGAGCGGCGATGGAGGAGCTGACGCTGCGCAACCTCGACGCCTTCCTCGCGACGGGCGAGCTCGTCACCCCCGTCGCCACCTAA
- a CDS encoding aldehyde dehydrogenase (NADP(+)): MTATISATARLTGQMIIAGAYVRGTGTEIRAFDPAAGRTLDPAYPHGDGTHADAACAAAADAFAAYRATTSEQRAQFLDAIAANIEAISEPLVDRAVAESGLPRARITGEVGRTTGQLRLFASVLREGSWNGARIDPAMPERTPLPRPDIRQRFVPLGPVAVFSASNFPLAFSVAGGDTASALAAGCPVVVKGHDAHPGTSELVGRAITDAVASSGLPAGTFSLLFGSGPGLGTELVSDPRIKAVGFTGSRSGGLALVAAAAARPEPIPVYAEMSSINPVFLLDGALDSRGGDLGRAFVGSLTMGSGQFCTNPGLVIAIDGPGLDAFVAAAAEALVAAPATPMLTPTIAQNYATGVEALSQSAELVARGLPPERETACHAALFTTDAPTFLASEELQAEVFGSSSLIVRCADADQMRAVAQRIEGQLTATVHADESDLEDAARLLPLLELKAGRILFDGWPTGVEVSHAMVHGGPFPATSDSRTTSVGARAIERYLRPVCYQNLPKSLLPSAIADGNPDRLWRRIDGRLTQD; the protein is encoded by the coding sequence ATGACTGCGACGATTTCCGCGACGGCCCGTCTCACCGGTCAGATGATCATCGCGGGGGCCTATGTCCGCGGCACCGGGACCGAGATCCGCGCGTTCGACCCGGCCGCCGGCCGAACGCTGGACCCGGCCTACCCGCACGGGGACGGCACCCACGCCGACGCCGCCTGCGCGGCCGCCGCCGACGCATTCGCGGCCTACCGGGCGACGACGTCCGAGCAGCGCGCACAGTTCCTCGACGCGATCGCCGCCAACATCGAGGCCATCAGCGAGCCGTTGGTCGACCGCGCCGTCGCCGAAAGCGGTCTGCCACGGGCGCGGATCACCGGCGAGGTCGGCAGGACCACCGGCCAGCTGCGCCTGTTCGCGTCGGTGCTGCGCGAGGGCAGCTGGAACGGCGCGCGCATCGATCCCGCGATGCCCGAACGAACCCCGTTGCCGCGCCCGGACATTCGGCAGCGCTTCGTCCCGCTGGGCCCCGTCGCGGTGTTCAGCGCGTCGAACTTCCCGCTGGCATTCTCGGTCGCCGGCGGTGACACCGCCTCGGCGCTGGCCGCCGGCTGCCCCGTCGTCGTGAAAGGCCACGACGCGCACCCGGGCACCTCCGAGCTCGTCGGCCGTGCCATCACCGACGCCGTCGCATCGTCCGGCCTGCCGGCCGGCACGTTCTCGCTGCTGTTCGGCTCCGGCCCCGGCCTCGGCACCGAGCTGGTCAGCGACCCGCGGATCAAGGCCGTCGGGTTCACCGGCTCCCGGTCCGGCGGGCTCGCCCTGGTGGCCGCGGCGGCCGCCAGACCCGAACCCATCCCGGTCTACGCCGAGATGAGCTCGATCAACCCGGTGTTCCTGCTCGACGGCGCGCTGGACAGTCGCGGCGGCGACCTCGGACGGGCGTTCGTCGGGTCGCTGACGATGGGATCCGGGCAGTTCTGCACCAACCCCGGCCTGGTGATCGCGATCGACGGCCCCGGCCTGGACGCGTTCGTCGCCGCCGCCGCTGAGGCCCTGGTCGCCGCACCCGCCACGCCGATGCTGACCCCGACCATCGCGCAGAACTACGCGACCGGCGTCGAGGCACTGTCGCAGTCCGCTGAGCTGGTCGCCCGCGGGTTGCCGCCCGAGCGCGAAACCGCCTGCCACGCAGCACTGTTCACCACAGACGCGCCAACGTTCCTGGCCTCCGAGGAACTGCAGGCCGAGGTGTTCGGCTCCTCGAGCCTGATCGTGCGCTGCGCCGACGCCGACCAGATGCGCGCCGTCGCGCAGCGGATCGAGGGCCAGTTGACCGCGACCGTGCACGCCGACGAGTCCGACCTCGAGGACGCGGCCCGCCTGCTGCCGCTGCTCGAGCTGAAGGCGGGGCGAATCCTGTTCGACGGCTGGCCCACCGGCGTCGAGGTGTCCCACGCGATGGTGCACGGCGGCCCGTTCCCCGCGACCTCGGACTCGCGCACCACATCGGTCGGCGCACGCGCGATCGAGCGCTACCTGCGCCCGGTGTGCTACCAGAACCTCCCGAAGTCCCTGCTGCCCAGCGCGATCGCTGACGGCAACCCCGATCGGCTGTGGCGGCGCATCGACGGCCGGCTCACGCAGGACTGA
- a CDS encoding winged helix-turn-helix transcriptional regulator, which produces MGTMQTMSRRTYGQFCGLAHALDVVGERWTLLIVRELAFGAKRYTELADALAGIGTSLLASRVKQLESDGVIQRRLALDQPGSAVVYELSDAGRELAAAMVPLAMWGARHQMADADAAQELFRAEWLLGSLAADVRRDLPDGLNATYEFHIGDSVACLRVAAGTVSVTAGPSPTPADVVVSAGAATIAAVIGGKVTFSEAAAGGDVEVTGDSAAQAALVTMVEKSLATR; this is translated from the coding sequence ATGGGTACGATGCAGACCATGTCGCGGCGGACCTATGGCCAGTTCTGCGGACTCGCGCACGCGCTCGACGTGGTCGGCGAGCGCTGGACGCTGCTGATCGTGCGTGAGCTGGCGTTCGGCGCGAAGCGCTACACCGAGCTGGCCGATGCGCTGGCCGGCATCGGGACCAGCCTGCTGGCCAGCCGCGTCAAGCAGCTGGAGTCCGACGGCGTGATCCAGCGGCGGCTCGCCCTCGACCAGCCCGGCTCCGCGGTCGTCTACGAACTCTCCGACGCCGGGCGCGAGCTCGCCGCCGCGATGGTCCCGCTGGCGATGTGGGGAGCGCGCCACCAGATGGCCGATGCCGACGCGGCTCAGGAGCTGTTCCGGGCCGAGTGGCTGCTCGGCTCGCTCGCCGCCGACGTCCGCAGGGACCTGCCCGACGGGCTGAACGCGACCTACGAGTTCCACATCGGCGACAGCGTGGCCTGTCTGCGTGTGGCCGCCGGCACGGTGTCGGTCACTGCGGGCCCGAGCCCGACGCCGGCCGACGTGGTCGTCTCCGCCGGCGCCGCGACCATCGCCGCCGTCATCGGCGGCAAGGTCACCTTCAGTGAGGCCGCGGCCGGCGGCGACGTCGAAGTGACGGGAGATTCCGCCGCGCAGGCGGCGCTGGTGACGATGGTCGAGAAGAGCCTGGCGACTCGCTGA
- a CDS encoding bifunctional serine/threonine-protein kinase/transporter substrate-binding domain-containing protein, with protein MDATPFGHYRLQKLIGRGGMGEVYQAYDTKTDRVVALKVLPHHMATDGTFQQRFRRESQAAAGLNDPHVVPIHGFGEIDGRLYLDMRLIEGRNLGTMLQESDRPLGAPFAVTVVEQVAHALDAAHRTGLIHRDIKPSNILITGRDFVYLIDFGLARTAGEKGLTTAGSTLGTLAYMAPERFEGGEVDFRSDIYALTCVLYECLTGSRPYPAESLEQQIAGHMVNPVPRPSDTDPRLAAFDEVIAKGMAKKPDQRYQSAGELAAAARRALTAPVRRAGSGSRHSARTQRTIPTKTLAAAAAVVVLAAAALGLWRWAPWQGDDAGRRPLPAGAVESIAATVPADIRQTGRLVIGVNVPYAPMEFKNADGQLVGFDVELMNAVSRVLGLVPDYRDTPFDAIIPAVAGGSFNVGMSSVTDTKEREALVDFVTYLEAGTQWARRPGTALGPSSACGLKVGVSEGTLQATEELPAKSDQCTAAGMPPIDMVVFKSQDEVTAALVNGELDAMSADSPVTGFAIKLSRGDLVPAGEVFDSAPYGWPVHKGSGLADSLRQALEHLMETGEYRAIATMWGVERGMIDAPALNGATR; from the coding sequence GTGGATGCGACACCATTCGGGCATTACCGTCTCCAGAAGCTGATCGGTCGGGGCGGGATGGGCGAGGTCTATCAGGCCTACGACACCAAGACCGACCGGGTCGTCGCGCTCAAGGTGCTGCCACACCACATGGCCACCGACGGGACGTTCCAGCAGCGGTTCCGGCGCGAGTCGCAGGCGGCCGCGGGGCTCAACGATCCGCACGTCGTGCCGATCCACGGATTCGGCGAGATCGACGGCCGCCTCTATCTCGACATGCGGCTGATCGAGGGCCGCAATCTCGGCACGATGCTGCAGGAGTCCGACAGGCCCCTGGGCGCGCCTTTCGCCGTCACCGTCGTCGAGCAGGTCGCGCACGCGCTGGACGCCGCGCACCGGACCGGCCTGATCCACCGGGACATCAAACCGTCGAACATCCTCATCACCGGCCGCGACTTCGTCTACCTGATCGACTTCGGCCTGGCCCGGACCGCGGGGGAGAAGGGCCTGACGACCGCAGGCAGCACCCTGGGCACGCTGGCCTACATGGCGCCTGAGCGGTTCGAGGGCGGCGAGGTCGACTTCCGCTCCGACATCTATGCGCTGACCTGCGTGCTCTATGAGTGCCTCACGGGCTCTCGGCCCTATCCGGCCGAGAGCCTCGAACAGCAGATCGCCGGGCACATGGTCAACCCGGTGCCGCGCCCGTCGGACACCGATCCGCGGTTGGCCGCGTTCGACGAGGTGATCGCCAAGGGCATGGCCAAGAAGCCGGACCAGCGATACCAGTCGGCCGGTGAGCTCGCCGCGGCGGCCCGGCGTGCCCTCACCGCGCCGGTTCGCCGGGCCGGCAGCGGCTCCCGCCACTCCGCGCGCACCCAGCGCACGATTCCGACGAAGACGCTCGCCGCGGCCGCCGCCGTCGTCGTGCTCGCCGCCGCCGCGCTCGGGCTGTGGCGGTGGGCGCCGTGGCAGGGCGACGACGCCGGCCGCAGGCCCCTGCCGGCCGGTGCCGTCGAGTCGATCGCGGCGACGGTGCCCGCCGACATCCGGCAGACGGGCCGGCTGGTCATCGGCGTCAACGTGCCGTATGCGCCGATGGAGTTCAAGAACGCCGACGGTCAGCTCGTCGGCTTCGACGTCGAACTGATGAACGCCGTGTCCCGGGTGCTCGGGCTGGTACCCGACTACCGGGACACCCCGTTCGACGCCATCATCCCGGCTGTCGCCGGCGGGTCGTTCAACGTCGGGATGTCGTCGGTGACCGACACCAAGGAGCGCGAGGCGCTCGTCGACTTCGTCACCTACCTCGAGGCGGGCACCCAATGGGCGCGGCGGCCGGGCACGGCCCTCGGCCCGTCGTCGGCGTGCGGGCTGAAAGTCGGTGTCTCCGAAGGGACCTTGCAGGCCACAGAGGAGCTGCCCGCCAAGAGTGATCAGTGCACGGCCGCGGGGATGCCGCCGATCGACATGGTCGTGTTCAAGAGTCAGGACGAGGTGACCGCCGCGCTGGTCAACGGTGAGCTCGACGCGATGTCGGCCGACTCTCCGGTCACCGGTTTCGCGATCAAACTCAGCCGCGGGGACCTGGTCCCGGCCGGTGAGGTGTTCGACTCCGCACCGTACGGCTGGCCGGTGCACAAGGGTTCGGGTCTGGCCGACTCGCTGCGCCAGGCGCTGGAGCACCTGATGGAGACGGGTGAGTACCGGGCGATCGCGACGATGTGGGGCGTGGAGCGCGGCATGATCGACGCACCTGCGCTCAACGGCGCCACCCGGTGA
- a CDS encoding CsbD family protein — MTQDDKAAETRKSFAESVKGKAKEVAGAVTGNDSLTAEGQLEQKEAKERRRASATEAEADAQAAEAQTRAHEAELEGAQERVAARSRTAEEETRVRAEQEAQKRTAEEAARRDTARAQSQFEAEVQQEAERAKAQERSEVASAAKDYVQARDNYQESVDEAVSTEAQAARLRQRAENLDETN, encoded by the coding sequence GTGACGCAGGACGACAAGGCTGCGGAAACCCGCAAGAGCTTCGCGGAGTCGGTGAAGGGCAAGGCCAAGGAGGTGGCGGGCGCGGTCACCGGCAACGACTCCCTGACCGCCGAGGGACAGCTCGAGCAGAAGGAGGCCAAGGAACGCCGCCGCGCCAGCGCGACCGAGGCCGAGGCCGACGCCCAGGCTGCCGAGGCGCAGACCCGCGCCCACGAGGCCGAACTCGAGGGCGCACAGGAACGGGTTGCGGCGCGATCCCGCACCGCGGAGGAAGAGACCAGGGTCCGCGCCGAGCAGGAGGCCCAGAAGCGGACGGCCGAAGAGGCGGCCCGCCGGGACACGGCTCGCGCGCAGTCGCAGTTCGAGGCCGAGGTGCAGCAGGAGGCGGAGCGCGCCAAGGCGCAGGAGCGCAGCGAGGTCGCGTCGGCCGCCAAGGACTACGTCCAGGCCAGAGACAACTATCAGGAGTCCGTCGACGAGGCGGTCAGCACGGAGGCCCAGGCCGCCCGCCTCAGACAGCGCGCCGAGAACCTCGACGAGACGAACTGA
- a CDS encoding DUF6480 family protein, giving the protein MTALPPDPDPVDTPSEERAGGVPPGETPPDSAQTQATSNPDPTAGRNLNPRNALGVTALAVFIALFAVVAIVLVLQLTGAFS; this is encoded by the coding sequence GTGACGGCCCTGCCCCCGGATCCGGATCCCGTGGACACCCCCAGCGAGGAGCGCGCTGGGGGTGTCCCCCCGGGAGAGACGCCGCCCGACTCCGCGCAGACGCAGGCGACCTCCAACCCGGATCCGACCGCAGGTCGTAACCTGAATCCGCGAAATGCGCTCGGCGTCACCGCACTTGCCGTATTCATCGCGCTGTTCGCGGTTGTGGCGATCGTGCTGGTCCTTCAGCTCACGGGCGCGTTCAGCTGA
- a CDS encoding chromate transporter, producing the protein MTTYLHVIGLFAGLSLLSIGGGNTVLPEMHMNVVRREHWLTDAQFADLFAISQTAPGPSILIVALIGYGAGLSAAGVPGAILGGVLATVAMVMPAASLVYVVTLFWQRAQKSRLRAAVEKGFAPLTVGLILATSVVMTRAADHNWRGYLLTALCTIVFLRTSLNPLVVVAAAGLAGALGVV; encoded by the coding sequence GTGACCACCTATCTGCACGTGATCGGCCTGTTCGCCGGGCTGTCGCTACTGTCCATCGGCGGCGGGAACACCGTGCTGCCCGAAATGCACATGAACGTGGTCCGCCGCGAACATTGGCTCACCGACGCGCAATTCGCCGATCTGTTCGCGATCTCGCAGACGGCACCCGGCCCGAGCATCCTGATCGTCGCCCTGATCGGTTACGGTGCCGGGCTGTCGGCGGCCGGCGTGCCCGGGGCGATTCTCGGGGGTGTCCTCGCGACCGTGGCGATGGTGATGCCGGCCGCTTCCCTGGTGTACGTGGTGACGTTGTTCTGGCAGCGGGCGCAGAAGTCCCGGTTGCGGGCTGCGGTCGAAAAGGGCTTCGCTCCACTGACGGTCGGCCTCATTCTGGCCACCTCCGTGGTGATGACCCGGGCAGCCGATCACAACTGGCGCGGCTACCTGCTGACGGCGTTGTGCACCATCGTGTTTCTGCGCACGAGCCTGAACCCGCTCGTCGTCGTCGCGGCGGCGGGTCTGGCCGGCGCGCTGGGTGTGGTGTGA
- a CDS encoding chromate transporter — MSDGATESGPVGLLEVATTFNHIALASFGGGLSAWSRVVLVVQKRWLSEEEFLSALTMCRILPGANQVNLAVYVGTKMRGIPGALSALLGLCLLPLVFVLGLAFVYFRFKEVPAVKGVLHGASAAAVALTLTMVIQTGRKCLTGMVPVALCVTSFVLNGLLRWPLLLTLAIVAPLSLMWAWPRRSRA, encoded by the coding sequence GTGAGTGACGGCGCGACCGAATCCGGTCCCGTCGGTCTGCTCGAGGTGGCCACCACGTTCAACCACATCGCGCTCGCCTCTTTCGGGGGTGGACTGTCGGCGTGGTCGCGGGTCGTGCTCGTGGTGCAGAAGCGGTGGCTCAGCGAGGAGGAGTTCCTCAGCGCGTTGACGATGTGCCGCATCCTGCCGGGCGCCAACCAGGTGAACCTCGCCGTGTACGTCGGCACCAAGATGCGGGGGATCCCCGGCGCGCTGTCGGCGCTGCTCGGATTGTGCCTGCTCCCTTTGGTTTTCGTACTCGGGCTGGCCTTCGTCTACTTCCGGTTCAAGGAGGTGCCCGCGGTGAAGGGTGTGCTGCACGGGGCCTCGGCCGCGGCTGTCGCCCTGACGCTGACGATGGTGATCCAGACCGGACGCAAGTGTCTGACCGGGATGGTGCCCGTCGCGCTGTGTGTGACGAGTTTCGTGCTCAACGGGCTGCTGCGGTGGCCGCTGCTGCTCACCTTGGCGATCGTGGCGCCGCTCAGCCTGATGTGGGCGTGGCCGCGCCGGAGCCGGGCGTGA
- a CDS encoding phospholipase D-like domain-containing protein, translating to MLPAGTTVIVEPDDGLAPVVGFIESAENSLLIKQFSFTEDTIIAAVLARHDAGVDVRVMLNPQRSGGDRANDETFERLRAAGVAVQWTSPDFHVTHEKSIVVDRSAAMVATYNLCPKYFGLTRDYGIVTTSPEHVAEIAEVFEADWAHRQWRPVRHHGLLWSNANSREHMADFIDSVQHRLDIQHPKYVDAVILDRIAAAAADRGVTVRVLCGGRHGISEWDILDTFSSLRTLRRFGVKVHKQKNLRLHAKLLIADDATALLGSMNIDRSAFDVRRELGIITRDPAALGRLRAVFDQDWALSHHYHPPDPLQHHDHVEDDFPYDADLLHE from the coding sequence ATGCTCCCTGCTGGTACCACCGTGATCGTTGAGCCCGACGACGGCCTAGCGCCCGTCGTCGGGTTCATCGAATCGGCCGAAAACTCCCTGCTGATCAAGCAGTTCAGCTTCACCGAGGACACAATCATCGCGGCGGTGCTGGCACGTCACGACGCCGGGGTCGACGTCCGAGTCATGCTCAACCCCCAACGCTCCGGCGGTGACCGCGCCAACGACGAGACGTTCGAGCGCCTCCGCGCCGCCGGCGTGGCGGTCCAGTGGACCAGTCCGGACTTCCATGTCACGCACGAGAAGTCGATCGTGGTCGATCGCAGCGCGGCCATGGTGGCGACCTACAACCTGTGCCCGAAGTATTTCGGGTTGACGCGCGACTACGGCATCGTCACGACGAGCCCCGAGCACGTGGCCGAGATCGCCGAGGTCTTCGAAGCCGACTGGGCACACCGCCAGTGGCGGCCGGTGCGACATCACGGACTGCTGTGGAGCAACGCGAACTCCCGGGAACACATGGCGGACTTCATCGATTCGGTTCAGCATCGTCTCGACATCCAGCACCCGAAGTACGTCGACGCGGTGATCCTCGACCGCATCGCCGCGGCGGCCGCCGACCGCGGCGTGACGGTGCGGGTGCTGTGCGGCGGCAGGCACGGGATCAGCGAGTGGGACATCCTGGACACGTTCTCCTCGCTGCGCACGCTGCGCAGGTTCGGCGTGAAGGTGCACAAGCAGAAGAACCTCCGGCTGCACGCGAAGCTGCTCATCGCCGATGATGCGACGGCGCTGCTCGGGTCGATGAACATCGACCGCAGCGCGTTCGACGTGCGGCGCGAACTCGGCATCATCACGCGGGACCCGGCGGCGCTGGGCCGCCTGCGCGCTGTCTTCGACCAGGATTGGGCGCTGTCGCACCACTACCATCCGCCCGATCCGCTGCAGCACCACGATCATGTCGAAGACGACTTCCCTTATGACGCCGACCTTCTCCATGAGTGA